From one Pseudomonas sp. B21-048 genomic stretch:
- a CDS encoding ketoacyl-ACP synthase III — protein MIGIKSIASYVPVAGVDNYAQGAKFEKDEEFILGKIGSAFLPRKDAGQETSDLCVEAVNALFANNPELKREAIDVLIVVTQNGDEEGLPHTAAIVQDKLGLPTTVAAFDISLGCSGYVYGIYAIKGFMEAAGLKNGLLVTADPYSKIVDPEDRNTTMLFGDAATATWMGEDAPWQLGKAKFGTDGSGAPHLKVSDGVFFMNGRQVFNFALLKVPAHLHELLADSDLTADDIDAFCIHQGSAAIVDAVARRFEGEPEKFLKDMVETGNTVSSSIPLLLEKHVLDSKWKRVALSGFGVGLSWGSAIIYRP, from the coding sequence ATGATTGGCATAAAGAGCATTGCGAGCTACGTTCCTGTAGCCGGCGTGGACAATTACGCACAAGGTGCAAAATTCGAAAAGGATGAAGAGTTCATCCTGGGCAAGATCGGTTCCGCCTTCCTGCCGCGCAAAGACGCCGGGCAAGAAACCTCGGACCTGTGTGTCGAAGCAGTCAACGCGCTGTTCGCCAACAATCCCGAGCTGAAGCGAGAAGCCATCGACGTGCTGATCGTCGTGACCCAGAACGGCGACGAAGAAGGCCTGCCGCACACCGCCGCCATCGTTCAGGACAAACTGGGCCTGCCGACCACCGTGGCCGCGTTCGATATTTCCCTGGGCTGCTCCGGTTACGTCTACGGCATCTACGCCATCAAGGGCTTCATGGAAGCCGCGGGCCTGAAGAATGGCCTGCTGGTGACCGCCGATCCGTACTCCAAGATCGTCGACCCCGAAGACCGCAACACCACCATGCTCTTCGGCGATGCCGCCACTGCCACCTGGATGGGCGAAGACGCGCCATGGCAGTTGGGCAAGGCCAAGTTCGGCACGGACGGTTCCGGCGCGCCACACCTGAAGGTTTCCGACGGCGTGTTCTTCATGAACGGCCGTCAGGTGTTCAACTTCGCACTGCTCAAAGTGCCGGCGCATTTGCATGAGCTGCTCGCTGACTCGGACCTGACGGCCGACGATATCGATGCTTTCTGCATTCACCAGGGCAGCGCGGCGATTGTCGACGCCGTGGCGCGACGCTTCGAGGGCGAGCCCGAGAAGTTCCTCAAGGACATGGTCGAGACCGGTAACACCGTGTCGTCGAGCATTCCATTGCTGCTGGAAAAACACGTGCTCGATTCCAAGTGGAAGCGTGTGGCGCTGAGTGGTTTCGGGGTGGGGCTGTCTTGGGGTTCGGCGATCATCTATCGCCCTTGA